Proteins encoded in a region of the Polynucleobacter antarcticus genome:
- a CDS encoding DUF2244 domain-containing protein translates to MKTWLMKRNCALSPKELFRFYWALVAVSLIIGIGFSLLGYSIILIFTCIELTALTAGFLIYSRHALDFEQIEIEGERLRIKKSIACKETVYEFNTRWARIDQTLLNAKSFEIFQSDLRIPLGQFLLKEQRSRLIVELKAYLR, encoded by the coding sequence GCTCATGAAACGCAACTGTGCCCTCAGCCCCAAGGAGCTTTTTCGCTTCTATTGGGCCCTAGTGGCTGTTTCACTCATTATTGGAATTGGGTTTTCTCTGCTTGGGTACTCCATCATTTTGATATTCACCTGTATTGAGCTCACGGCTTTAACTGCTGGCTTCCTGATTTACTCCCGCCATGCACTAGATTTTGAGCAAATTGAGATTGAAGGTGAGCGTCTGCGGATCAAAAAATCGATTGCCTGCAAAGAGACTGTGTATGAATTCAATACCCGCTGGGCGCGGATTGATCAGACCCTGCTGAATGCAAAGTCGTTTGAAATTTTTCAGTCAGACCTCAGAATTCCTCTAGGCCAGTTTTTACTGAAAGAGCAGCGAAGCCGATTAATAGTCGAGTTGAAGGCGTATTTAAGATAG